The sequence below is a genomic window from Dermacentor andersoni chromosome 6, qqDerAnde1_hic_scaffold, whole genome shotgun sequence.
aacaaattataACAGCCTCGTCACGCGTGACATACGTCTAGGAAGGCGCGCTTTCGTGCACGCCCTGACTCCGAGATCAAGaagcaataaaacaaaaaggaACACGAAATTCAACCAGACGACAAGATGAGGATACCGGCAGCGGCGAAGTCGTTGCTCGAACGTCCttccccatcccccccccccccccccccatcccctcgCTACCTGCCTCGTGTTATTTTTTTTCGCTGTCTTACTCCCCCTTTCCCACCGCTGCCCTCACATTATGTACACAAAGAGGCCAGCCTCCTTTTGCCCCCTACCCAGTTCACCGGCTCCGTACACAGCGCCCTCTGTCAATACAACACTTCGCCGCAGTTGAACGGATTTGCGCCCTCCGAAGAaacggcgcttcttcttcttagGCGCAGACAATGTGCAACCCGGGACGCCACCACGCAAGCACACGCGCTCAATCGCACACAAACGCCTCTACGCTTCGTGTAGCTGTTCCCATCCCTCCCTTTATTTTAGGTTCTCTTTTGTTCTGCTCACATCCTGTAAAGCCGGCTTGCCGCCGTTCCTGTGGCATCTTCGGTCGACGTTAGACAGCTTATGTCGTTAGACGACTCTCGCGCTTAAAGAGCGAATCCGCCGCACCGAGTCGTCTTGTATACGTTCGCCTCTAGCTCCCATGACCTCGTCCTTCTCAATatattgtcttcttttttttatcgtttcTGCAGTCAGCGTCGCTGTTTCAGCTTTCGATATAGCACCTGTAGCTTTCGAATATTTGATTTTCGAGACTGTAAAGCCTGTGGCTGCAATAAATCACCGCCTGAACTCACAAACCAATACGTATGTCGACAGTGGCCGAGAAAGTGCCCAGAGATTTTCGTATCTAAGAATGCTTTGGTAACTGGCTGGCAACCTTCGCTAGTAGTATGACCGCTATCACAATTGGTCGTGCCTGCTTTTCGATCCACTTCACCGTAGCACTGCTTTCTGAATGTTGGCCGAGGTTTCTAAAGCCAAGCAGCCAATTTCTATGCTAGATTTGGAAGACATTCGCGTGATCACGTGCCCGAAAAGTTTTGAAACGCCAAATTGCGATTAATATATAAATCTGGAAATTCTTAGGTGTGATCTCAAATGCTTTTAAACTCATAACACTGGCATCAACGAGCCAGGTATAGAATCGTGTATGAGAGCACGTGACTTTGGCAAAGTGGACATGCAGATTACATTTACGGAATAATTGAATCGTTCATAAAATTTTGCAGTTTGCTTTTTCCAGGGATCGCTCTCGGGCCCTGCAAATACATACAGGCTGACCTTCGCTAAGCCCGCAAGAGAGAAAGTGTTACATTTCTTTTACTTTTCTGCGTACTTTTTAACAAACCTTGCACCGAGTGACTTGGGAACTCGAACATTTGCCAACCAGCCAGCAGCTACTGTCGGCGACACGGAAGAAAAGCCACAGGAGCGCAGCCGAATTTTTCTCACCGTACAGTATGATAAAAATAGAAGTGAACACGCATTGTCTCAGAGAACGTCCTCGGCGTGCTGGGAGACACCTATGTACAACTGATGGCACTGCACCGCTCTTCTCTCTCATAGCGTCGGCGGCATTTTGTTCGCACACACACAACGCGGTTTCACGTTTTCCTTCTCCTTCAGTACGGTCTCCAGAGCGAAGAATCGCCACTGCCACTGTGTCCGTTGGTCGCCGCGTTCGCCGTCGGAGAGGAACCCCGCGTCGCCGTCGTAGCGCCCGACGCCGACagcaacgccgacgccgtcggcgtggtcgtcgtcgtcaccaGTCCACCTGTCCGTGCACCACTCACAACACTAGGAGGCGGGGGAACCACGAGCGGGAGCACGGGAGGAGTGACTGCGGCGACACCGCCAACGCCGGCCGCTTTGCTTAACGTCGCACCACCCGCCAACGTCAACGTCGTGGCTGTCAGCGGCGAGGGCTTCTTCCTCGCCACGACCTCGTCCAGCATCGGCATCGGAAGAGGCAGAGGCGGCGGCGAGACGCTACGGTCCGAATCGTCCTGAGAGCGGGCGTGCTTGGGCGAGGAACAGCTAAGGTCGCTGTCCATGATCGGCGACGCCGTGGCGGACCTGTCGGGAGACGAGGACTCGCCGCCGCCCAGCGGGTGGTGGTGGCCGCCGCCGTGCAGGCTGGCAGCCCGCAGTTCGTTGCGCAGCAGCTGCAGACCCGGGTGCAGGCCCGCGGCTGCCgctgcggcagcggcagcggccgccgccgccgcggcgtTCTGCTGGCCCACGGCGCCACCGTAGAGTTGAGGGTAGAGCAGCGTCGGTGCTAGCGCGGGAGGCCAAGTGGCGCCGTTGGCGCTGGTGTAGTAGCCGTGCGGGCCGAGCAGTCCCGCGGCGTAGCCAGCGGCGGCGTGGCTCAGGTACGGGGCTGCTGCGGTCGTCGCCATTAAGCTTCCGGTTGTGGTGGTGGGCTGCATAGCGAGATAGAGAAGAGTTGTTAAACGCAAGTTATGGTCGCTCACTGCATACCTTAGAGCGTATTCCCGGACTCCTATGAAATTAACATTTATTTACACTATTCAACGACGAGTGGTTGGTGTCACGTGATGTTTTCATATTAATGAATTTAGAGTCTAGCGTGTGATTATGGACAACAGTAACTGGAGTGTAGATATTGAAATGAGGGACTTGCTCCTTAACTGACGTCACAGCATAAGGTATACTCTTTACTAGGCGGGCTCTGTGGAGACTACTAGGGCTCTGTGGAGATCTGATTATGAAAGAGCAACTGATCGCGGTCGGTTGCAGAGGGTGACAAGTGGTGAACCATCTCTTTATGCTAGTAATAGTATCTGTGCCTTTCGCACTACACATGCGTGAACTGCGACGCGTAATTGTCAATTTATCACCATTAGTATGGGAATACTGTGTAATATTCTGTAGCATATTGTGAAATAAGCATACTGAATGACTGAGCTGCATATTGAGCGTTACTATGGGGTTATCTTACGTAGTTTTAGCATTAAATATACGCAAACGAACTTGATTTTACTCACGAGAGCCGCGTCAAGTTGGCGCAAAGACAAAGAGAGCTGGCAAGGAAAACGTTTCAGGCTAAACACAACTGAAACCACTTGGCTACCATACCACGGGGAAGCAAGAATATAGGGCAATATGGCAACAGTTTAAGTATCATCAAGCGCGCTCACCACCAAATGACCTGCGGGGACGTAGAATGCTCGTTCATGTGCGCCGAACAAGTTAAACTATATACCAACCTGGTGCGCGAATGCCGACCCGCCGTTGACACCGGCGAGCCCCTGGCGCAGTTCGGAGAGCCTGTCGGAAAGGCAGAGGTCGACGGCGCTCCCGTATCGGCCCAGCAGCAGCGGGTCCACCTTGAGACCCAGGTTGGCCGCGGCTGCCACTGCAGCAGCGGCCGACGGCGGAGGCGGATCCCCGCCGCCGCTAGCAGGGCCGTTGGTTCCTCCCGTTCCTccgcctccgccgccggtcaTGCTGCTGCTGTTGGAGCCGTTCGATCGGTCGCCTGGGTTGAAGAAAGCATAGGCGTGAACAAGAGTTCGCGAGGCCATCCAGGAGACTGTCAGCAGCAAGAGGTGCGGGAAAAGAGAACGGGAGGATAAGACGGAGACTGGCTTATGGAGCCTCTCAGCTCAGTTGGCATTACAGCTAAACTGACCCGGCTGTCGGACACAATCTTTAAAAATTGTTtcgccagaaaaaaagaaaatacgttgATTTAGGGCAACACCGCAATGTCACTGATGTAGAACGAAAGATCTTGTACCAAGCTCTCACGGCCAACAAAAAGTTGCGTCCATCCCGCGTAAATGTTCCATTCTCTTGGCCCGTGTGCTAATCAAGCACACCGTTTAGTCACTCGCCCTAATTTAGCTTATTtttaatacttttttttcttaaacatCCGAACCACCACACTGAACTATTATTTCCAACTTCAGAAGAACAGGAGTCGCGACGCTTCGGGAGAGAGTTTAATCGGAAGACCGACAAATAAATGGCTGGTACACCTAACGCCGGCACCCTACTCGGCGCAGGACCATGTAAAAAGATATGTAAATGCGACGGCTCTTTCCATTGACAACCCTTGATCGCTGCAGTGGGAACCGGTCTCGCATTTGTTACTACTCCGGCAGCCTTGTCGAGACTTACGAGCGAACCGATGAGTGGAGCCGGTTTTTCGGGTATTTGACAAGCCCGCGCG
It includes:
- the LOC126521944 gene encoding uncharacterized protein isoform X1 produces the protein MHLPAAAADQGSKQQPPREQQTTTTTHRESSSHRRRRMAEMVLPGERALTQVLAEHPGELMRTGSPNLVCSVLPSHWRSNKTLPVAFKVVTLGDVCDGTLVTLRAGNDENYCAELRNASAVVKNQVAKFNDLRFVGRSGRGKSFTITITLSTNPPQVATYTKAIKVTVDGPREPRSKTRQQQQLRAFASAFGQRPPFLDPLREWDHLRRKTAEQWALEIPRRIPGAGGHHGRYHYPSQVLHLGTDPHWGTYQHYSTYLAAAGPFVTAPQALGLDGSGPAPGGDGSPSSCPSSGASQLTPGDRSNGSNSSSMTGGGGGGTGGTNGPASGGGDPPPPSAAAAVAAAANLGLKVDPLLLGRYGSAVDLCLSDRLSELRQGLAGVNGGSAFAHQPTTTTGSLMATTAAAPYLSHAAAGYAAGLLGPHGYYTSANGATWPPALAPTLLYPQLYGGAVGQQNAAAAAAAAAAAAAAAGLHPGLQLLRNELRAASLHGGGHHHPLGGGESSSPDRSATASPIMDSDLSCSSPKHARSQDDSDRSVSPPPLPLPMPMLDEVVARKKPSPLTATTLTLAGGATLSKAAGVGGVAAVTPPVLPLVVPPPPSVVSGARTGGLVTTTTTPTASALLSASGATTATRGSSPTANAATNGHSGSGDSSLWRPY
- the LOC126521944 gene encoding uncharacterized protein isoform X2, which produces MHLPAAAADQGSKQQPPREQQTTTTTHRESSSHRRRRMAEMVLPGERALTQVLAEHPGELMRTGSPNLVCSVLPSHWRSNKTLPVAFKVVTLGDVCDGTLVTLRAGNDENYCAELRNASAVVKNQVAKFNDLRFVGRSGRGKSFTITITLSTNPPQVATYTKAIKVTVDGPREPRSQQQQLRAFASAFGQRPPFLDPLREWDHLRRKTAEQWALEIPRRIPGAGGHHGRYHYPSQVLHLGTDPHWGTYQHYSTYLAAAGPFVTAPQALGLDGSGPAPGGDGSPSSCPSSGASQLTPGDRSNGSNSSSMTGGGGGGTGGTNGPASGGGDPPPPSAAAAVAAAANLGLKVDPLLLGRYGSAVDLCLSDRLSELRQGLAGVNGGSAFAHQPTTTTGSLMATTAAAPYLSHAAAGYAAGLLGPHGYYTSANGATWPPALAPTLLYPQLYGGAVGQQNAAAAAAAAAAAAAAAGLHPGLQLLRNELRAASLHGGGHHHPLGGGESSSPDRSATASPIMDSDLSCSSPKHARSQDDSDRSVSPPPLPLPMPMLDEVVARKKPSPLTATTLTLAGGATLSKAAGVGGVAAVTPPVLPLVVPPPPSVVSGARTGGLVTTTTTPTASALLSASGATTATRGSSPTANAATNGHSGSGDSSLWRPY
- the LOC126521944 gene encoding uncharacterized protein isoform X3 → MHLPAAAADQGSKQQPPREQQTTTTTHRESSSHRRRRMAEMVLPGERALTQVLAEHPGELMRTGSPNLVCSVLPSHWRSNKTLPVAFKVVTLGDVCDGTLVTLRAGNDENYCAELRNASAVVKNQVAKFNDLRFVGRSGRGKSFTITITLSTNPPQVATYTKAIKVTVDGPREPRSKTRQQQQLRAFASAFGQRPPFLDPLREWDHLRRKTAEQWALEIPRRIPGAGGHHDPSQVLHLGTDPHWGTYQHYSTYLAAAGPFVTAPQALGLDGSGPAPGGDGSPSSCPSSGASQLTPGDRSNGSNSSSMTGGGGGGTGGTNGPASGGGDPPPPSAAAAVAAAANLGLKVDPLLLGRYGSAVDLCLSDRLSELRQGLAGVNGGSAFAHQPTTTTGSLMATTAAAPYLSHAAAGYAAGLLGPHGYYTSANGATWPPALAPTLLYPQLYGGAVGQQNAAAAAAAAAAAAAAAGLHPGLQLLRNELRAASLHGGGHHHPLGGGESSSPDRSATASPIMDSDLSCSSPKHARSQDDSDRSVSPPPLPLPMPMLDEVVARKKPSPLTATTLTLAGGATLSKAAGVGGVAAVTPPVLPLVVPPPPSVVSGARTGGLVTTTTTPTASALLSASGATTATRGSSPTANAATNGHSGSGDSSLWRPY